A window of the Henckelia pumila isolate YLH828 chromosome 3, ASM3356847v2, whole genome shotgun sequence genome harbors these coding sequences:
- the LOC140888726 gene encoding uncharacterized protein, whose product MAGRGRGRGRGNVADMTVDQLSQFITQTVQAAMGHNPPPPPVGQPNPMDAVWEEIRRLGRQVGGRPGPIQRESPFARAILDEELPANFKQPTLGEYDGSSDPEEHLGRFENAALLHRYSDAIKCRVFLTTLVRSAQQWFNLLQPGSIQSFNDFSSAFLHQYASSKKYLKTSLSLFNMKQSKVESLREYVQRFNTAALEVPAATADTLVNSFTQGLRGGEFFRSLVKKPPLTYDELLSRAEKYVNLEDAQRQRRQEGMSGSKPSAKVGAKAEGKTEGGRKRVAEEMNRTKGPYPYVPLSVSLEKAMQVCEDRRALVRPRNAEKGPRLPPSDKFCDFHQEYGHITNDCQRLGEEVQRIMYDDPRIIAELTRRANPPRQGRAPQWRNQRN is encoded by the coding sequence ATGgcaggaagaggaagaggaaggGGAAGAGGAAATGTGGCAGATATGACTGTAGATCAGCTCAGCCAGTTCATCACTCAAACGGTGCAAGCGGCCATGGGTCACAATCCACCACCTCCTCCCGTGGGTCAGCCAAACCCAATGGATGCGGTGTGGGAAGAGATTAGGAGACTAGGTCGGCAAGTGGGAGGTCGGCCTGGGCCTATACAAAGGGAAAGTCCTTTTGCTCGGGCTATTTTAGATGAGGAACTCCCTGCAAATTTTAAGCAGCCTACTTTAGGGGAGTATGACGGGAGTTCAGATCCAGAGGAACACTTGGGGAGATTTGAAAATGCAGCCTTGTTGCATAGATATTCAGATGCAATTAAATGTCGGGTCTTCCTCACTACTTTGGTAAGGTCAGCCCAGCAATGGTTCAACCTTTTACAGCCTGGTAGTATTCAGAGTTTCAATGACTTCAGCTCAGCTTTTCTACACCAGTATGCGAGTAGCAAGAAATATTTGAAGACTTCTCTCAGTTTGTTCAATATGAAGCAATCTAAGGTGGAATCGTTGCGGGAGTATGTTCAGCGCTTCAATACAGCAGCTCTGGAAGTACCTGCTGCCACTGCTGACACCTTGGTCAACTCTTTCACTCAAGGGTTGAGAGGAGGGGAGTTTTTCAGATCCTTAGTCAAGAAGCCTCCTTTGACTTATGATGAGCTCCTTAGTAGAGCTGAGAAGTACGTGAATTTGGAAGATGCACAGAGGCAGAGGAGACAGGAAGGAATGTCTGGGAGTAAACCTAGTGCCAAGGTGGGAGCAAAGGCCGAGGGAAAGACAGAAGGAGGAAGGAAGAGGGTGGCAGAAGAGATGAATAGGACCAAAGGACCCTACCCCTATGTACCCCTATCGGTGAGCCTGGAGAAggcaatgcaagtatgtgaggaTAGGCGAGCACTTGTGAGGCCCCGCAATGCTGAGAAAGGCCCGCGGTTACCGCCATCTGACAAGTTTTGCGATTTTCATCAGGAGTATGGGCATATCACCAATGATTGTCAGAGGTTAGGTGAGGAGGTTCAAAGGATCATGTATGATGACCCTCGAATCATAGCTGAGCTGACTCGAAGAGCAAATCCTCCTCGCCAAGGCCGAGCTCCCCAATGGAGGAATCAAAGGAATTAA